GACTTCTCCGTCTCGAAGACTTTTGTGTAAGTCGCATGCGACAAGTAGCACCTCGAGCATAGCAAATGTCGAACACACCAAGTCGTATGCGAGTTCATCACTCTACTCGACTCGAATGGTCTATGAAGTCGAACGATTTCGAGCATCAGGGCCCTGGGGAAAGCAAAAACTCGAATAAGAcagatatatttatgtataaacagagttcatataaaaaaaaagaccaaAATCTCCTGTATTAAAAACGAAAATAGCATTAGAATAAAACCATACAATCTTTGTCATTGGACATTACTGTCACTATTTGACTGTTGTCGATAGGTGATGTaatgacacacaaaaaaaaaggtgggggtggtttctctgtaaagtcgctttacggacaataattttacgtgataacgtcataagaaaacattgatgaaaaattgcatactttttaattttcaaatattatttacagtttttgcaaatttaatttaaatacttgtttCAATATAAtccacgaaaaattagttaaaaaaagcccgccttaacctgtttgatatcatggaagattttctcgcacggtggttggccggttcttgcacgctcggcccagctcaggcggaacgtgacaatgagtcatgcttttacgtgcgtgcagccggcgcggcgttcatcgacttataagacgttatcgcgtcaaaacaATCCGACGAAGGACTCGGGACTGCTGCGACGGCACACGTGCTCACCGGTGTGGTAGAAGCCGGCCTCGCTGAGGCTGGCCGGCTCCTGCTTGGCCGTGGTTGGCCAGCCCGCGAACGAGGAGAGGCGCGCCTCGTACGAGCTGTACTCCGGGAACGCAGGCGCGCAGATCGCGCCCAGCGTCCTCAGGGACAGGTCCCCCAAGTGGACGTCGTACACCACTGCAAAGTACCGTCACGTGGCCTACTGCAAATGTACCTTAATTTATACCACCCCAAAACAAGTAGTATCAATacatatcgatggcttagaatgaaaaccttgtatctcatacCGAACATAGGAGGTTTTCTTCACAATGTGGAGTGCTACTGATAtacgtggtttctttttttctcgatagaaagcagtaggatgcacattttatttctttcagccaaacattttgtgagatacgaggttttccagccaaaaacataaaaaacgtattttcgtccaaaaattgagatacgaggttttcattctaagccatcaatataaaacatttttaattctacaacattacaaatactgtgttttatcacataatcgtcgcccattttatactaaaatcaagtttgaaaagtaggggtgcgacgtttatgcggaaaaaaaaaatttttgttggttaaagttattcataaaaacaaaacccattcatggaaagaatgtttatttaaaaatggaGTTTACAAGAGCACGTTGAACAATTTAATTTATGAGTCAtgtaacaaaaacctttcttcaactttaaattgaaaaaaacaaaaagtggATGCGAGcttgaactaacgcataactatcgttgtagtacacacttaccacaaaaGAGTGCAGGCCATCAAATGTATTTagctcggcactcgacagagagcacgcgttgcatgcaattgACTAGATATCAATATTTGACTATGtttgcgcgctctatacggaaagcaacataaccaaacatgaatgatgccaactagtgctggctccatttttataagcggtacattgcggcgacgcagacgaacagataaaggttataacgtttaaaaacgtctttaaaagaaaatttacacatcagacaacttcataCTTCCGTTCATgaaataagtaagaggtaatttccaaataaatattagatttatactttaaaatacattgttatatacggaaaagatacctacacaaagcgctcggaatctaatagcgggaccaaaaacatcatgcgacgtttatgcgtgtgcgatgattatgtgataaaagagggtaaaGAGTAATTTATATACTTGTAATAAATagcttaaattttcattatatagcAGGCCTCCCTAAAATCTCTGTAAGTTTTGAAGCCAGGCATAGAATTTAGGAGCcagcaataaaaaatatatattataattatactttttgtGATCAGTTATACATTTAGATTTTATTCAAGCATTTAAGTACTAAACTGTACCTATAAGCAAGTTATCAGAGTTAacttatttcaatttaaaatactgtccaggtttcttttataaaaaaagatttttcaacaaaaaaaaatggtaaatctACATGAGGAGGTATCTACTCAAGCATTAATATTTCTCATAAACTACTATACAAATTAGATATCAAAATTAAATGTGCCTAAACATTATCAAGTTTGAAAGAACTATAGCAATGTTGTGTTATAATGGGaccaatttttaaatacttagcTCTAAAATCACACCGAGAAGAAAAATCAAAATGCACAGCCAATAGGGAAGTGATTGTTCCACTCTAAAAGGGACTTAACACATATATGTTGGATtttcacatatttatttattcataacttAACTTTGGACTTTAGTGTTTAAAAACTGGCCCCATTGGCCACTGCAGCACACATAATATTGTGATGACATTATTTCTTAATTATTCTTCTTGTTTGCTTTCACTTAATTTTGGTACTTTTAACCCTAATCAAACTTAATTAAAGGCCCCGCTCATATGGACACACACAGTGTGCACACATTTGTTATATGTTTAAGAAAATCATTCAAGAATTCGCTGAGTGCAGATGAGTACAAGTTCAGTTTCAGATTTTTCTTAAACAATAATTTTAGAAGAGTACGAATGGCTGAAATGCCTCTTTCTACAATaaattttagacatgaaacatgcAATACAGCACTCAAGGGACCTGCATTACGTTACACCTTTATATTTATTCTTTcgccataaaatgttatggttactgAACAAATCTCACAGTCGGCCTacgcacgatgagaagactgcgccccagtccagaggcgacaccgcgctagaagaaccAGCAAGTGtggcacttatcatcctgcctcaccaacacaaacaggcatcttaattatattttctataaaaaaaaaaaaaaaaaaaaaaagggtgcgtgtacttaggtgcGCGGGTGAGAAGTCACTCACTCACAtttgtgtgtctatgaaacatgatgattttttctgcaacttaaattgtaatatacaaaaaggggtattgaaaattgaaacaaaatatggcgacactacaaactgtcaggatctttattttttttcttattctctacttagttccttacaatagcgcgttcgagtgccacgcattcgctctcgctctgtctctttctattccccctccttGTTGGAAGTTGCatcttaattatattttcaaaaaaaaaaaagtgtcccaaTGTGTAcctaattatctttgaaagatttgtgcaatgtgagtgcatgacttgatgtaagtttttggacatacgccattgctaagcacatgtatgtctgtagactaggaaaactacaaaaacccacctacttaatatttttttttttgtctttcgggtttttgtagttttcctctacagacatacatgagcttagcaatggcgtatgtccaaaaacttacatcaaatcCCAGTGTGTGCCCGTGCCACAAGATGCTGATGAGGGGACGACAGGAGGGCACGGACCTCGCTCGCCGTGCATGCTGCTGAATAAATGTGTGCCTAACGGGGAGACGACGGGAGAGCACGGACCTCGCTTGCCGTGCAGGCTGCTGAAGCCGCAGCTCTCCAGCGCGGGGCCCGGAGCGTCGCCCCGCCCGCCCAGCGGCACGTTGCCCACGGGCCGCTCGCGCAGGAACGGGCAGCGCGGGGACTCGCGGCGGTGGTCGGCGACCGCGCTGTCCCCCTCCTTCCACTGCCACAGGGACACCCCGCAGAAGGCGCAGCGCACCACGTCCCCCGAGTTGGTGTAGTAGAAGCCGTCCCTGGCCAGCGCGCCCGGGTCCATGAACGGCACGGGCCACGAGCGGAAGGTCTCCAGGCGCTCCGCCTCGCGCTTCAGCTGGCAGCCGGCACTCATCCCCGGGGCTCCTCGTGGGACCGACCCCGAGCTGGGGCAAGGTCCGGAACCTCACTTACTCCGTCCACCGCCAAGCTTCCAACCACGTTCCTTATTACACACTGCACTATGAAACCTGACACGAGATTGTAAGGAACAAACACatatattagtagagacctgcaagatTCGCGGaatcgatggccttcaggatagactgcacatacccctgtacactcaggcaaataacgcaagttcattggctgccgacttgtatgtcgtcacagctggtttgtctgtgattcgatccttccttggttgagggcttataactggttgatattcgtccagatgaacagtaagccaatagcaaaattatctaagaggtatgtgtgtttgaattctagcctatcaccgaatgaatccgcgaattttgcaggtctctatatattagtatctttaaaacttgaaattactctttactatgactattttagttcaccaaatatatttcagggtaatttcactaccataaagttacatttggtaTGTTCCCTAATTTTTCATGAAAGTAACTATAGGTATGGGTTTAtgtaaattttgttgcatggtgcacgtacacagtaaaaaattcactctcgtcttttatttcataacgtgcctaaataagcataacttcaaaaaaaaatgctttcatggTCTGGATGGAAGTTGACTTGAGCAAGGGGCTAGTTTcgatgacttttccaggatttaaagtaaaatccctgactttccagaatgtggccACCCTGTGGGGCTGTCTCTGCGGTCTCTGTGGCAGGATGTGGGGTGGGGTAACTGCCGGGGAGGATCCCGGGAAGTACGGGCAGGAGCGTAGAAGTCCTTGAACAGGCGGACGCTGGGATGTGTTGCTGCAGCATGAGACCCATTCCTGGCGAAGGAGGGGCGTGAGCTGGTGTCAAGTCCAAACAGAGGACAGTCGGACGGTGATGTGAGGAGGGAGAGAAGGAAGGGGAAAACGCAGAGACGGTCCTTGACGGCTGGTAATCTGGGGTGGGGCATGTTGCACGGTAGTAGGCACACAGAAAGGCTGGTCAGGCTATTTTAGGTTGTCAGGATAGGGGTGGGCCGATAAATAGGCTGCAGAAGGAAGTTTGTAGGAGTAAAGATCAAGGGCGTAAGCTACAAAAGGTTCGTAAAAGGACAGAGGGATAGAAGCATCCCTTCTCGGTGATGTCTGGGACGAACTTGAAGGAAAAAAGGTAGCGACGTAATGGGTGCGGGATGTTAGGAGATTGAAGGACCTTTAAAGTGAAACCTTCTTACCACGGGGCAGATGCCCAACAGCAAGAATTTAAAGATCAGAATGACGCAACTGAACAAtttgtcaccactcaccacctccggctagctcaaatttggtgatgagtggaacatacaggttgcaggtcacgaagaaagaagaaatttatacgcaaagttcgatgtattacctgtttgtatttatttatgtaaaaaaaatcacactataAATTGTAcgacaacacaaaaaaaactaactgtaaataaaaaaaataatacaccacGAGCCATCGCTCAGCCCGCCGCCCGAACAACGACCGctcggcccggtgctcggacaatgactaaactttacagccttccttctttgtgcaggcagtgtcctgggctcgctgacataattttcagccaatcacggcgcatggtaacagaggcttccacgaaatgcttacctctgttcccacgacgcagcgattttgtgtctttttctcacactcccgtgaccgtgacacacacgcctagcgtgtgaaacaaagcctcggtcgtggagaaaaattaaggaaaatcacatcagcatgccttcccacacaaagaagccagcaaaaaaaatcagatgaaatcaagatggtggtctctactaaataagatggctgcctccggcacacaacgatggtatatattttttattttgataataaatttattttaaagaatccggtgtaacgaaaaattgtaacagggatgagtagGGTGTTCGATGActatgtcattgtaacagaggagtgggagtgctagatggtgtattcgtaatgtagaggagtggggtgtttgatgcgtaggtttttaattaaaattttattaaataatattttttaaattttattttaaaattttgactacctatatcatttttttataattttttaaaaatttttcattaaaatagtataataaataaagatttacaagatggcggaatgttctagattACTACAACATCTACATTACCTAActaaagttcttaaaaaaaaaaaatttaaaaccctcAAGTTAAAACAATGAATGTCTGCAATCACGTGATTACATAGGTATTGTAATTTAAGctgaaaactgttatttttcacaaaccagtaggaattaagaaaccatccttTCAAGGTTAAGTCAGGAATGTCTGAAATATGTGGAAAACATACATTGATTTTGATTGATTGTTACACTTGCGATTGTCCTTTAACAGGGAAGTAATGAATTGCAGCTGCAGCATGAAAGCACAGGTATGTATTGTAATGTAggatacaaaaatttaatatttttattaactagtaggaattacagaACTATCACTTCAGAGTAACTTTATTaacgtgtgtagtgtgtgaaaaccatgttttccgatttttttaTCTTTCCGTTCTATAAAGCCGCGATATCCGAGTATTACCCCTACAGGTACACGCGCACACTTTGCGCTTATGCTGGCggaaaattatgaataaaaactAAGAGAGGGGAGAGCAATAGTTGGAATTCAGAACCGTGCAGTTTACAATAGatcatataataaaaaattaaccaaCTTACGAATAAAATAACATTGTATAATAAACTTACCAGTAACTTATTGGTCTTCCATTCTAGAACCACTTACTAAAGTAGGTCTACAGAACTGTAATtcgattcaaagaaaaattttttctaacaGCTTGTCGGCTAAACcgtttaaattgttatatttgtaTTCAACAGTACAAATGCCCAATTCTGCTTCATGATAAACAACACAAGAGCTGAGACGCACACGGgtcaaaacatattatttacaaagaagaaggaaaaaagtgTCAATAAATTGTATCCTCAAGATAAAAGTCTAAAGGTTAAACCATAGAGTGCACTATCTACTAATACTTTACCTGGATATCATAAAAGTAGCAGAACATGCTTTCCTTtgagtattatatattttattatttatttattatttatctcCATTTGACcgtatacatatttttaacaaaaggTAAAAATTTTACACACCACATTCGTGCAAGAAGTGGCACCCATTCCACTTACAAAAATATGCCAACTAATAATAAAGCTTCTCAAGAAGGTATTAGTAAGAATTTATTTCCCGGCCAGATTAATTCGAGCCATGATCGCGGAATGAGTGTATTGAGAAGTTTCGCAATACAGTATAGCTTGTGTATTTGTTCCAGATGGTATTTAGAATACCAGTAAACTAGTGTGCAACACCCCTGCAGCCTAGCAATTAACCTGGCTAACTTAGTCTCAGATCAATGGTCAGTGGTTATTGACTGCAAGGTAGGATTTTCTGAGGATTGAGGAAATGGCAGTTAGGTTAGGTGCTACTATCAATATGCCGTAGAGTGTATCGATGCGCCCCTGCTGGATGACTAAGAAATGAGTAATGATAGCTTCACCACTGTTGGAAATAATCTGAAAATGGAGGGAAAATGCTATAGGCTGTGTGCCCCGCTCACGGACTCCGCAATCGCAAAGCAGCAGGCTGAGCGAATCCATAGAAAAACTAAGACAAGCAGCAACTTGGCAGCTAACCCAAGTAATACGagtgcaggttcgagccctgccccgccaaacatTGTCCCACTGGTAGAGAAAATACAGGTGAAACCCCTGTCCATGTTTGTAAACTCGGGTGTTAGGTACCCAGTTttcaaagttatttatttattttcttagcaccaaatagactcagttgatgagcagtggctctctgaatatagggcCTGTCAACTTGCACTGGACAGAGCCCTACCAACTTGAAAAGTGATCGTGCATCAGCCGTGGTAGTAAGCAACTGCAACAGCGGATAagtgtaccacagggcagtgtgCGCACTGCACAAGGCCAGGTTCAACTTTCCATGCTGTTACAGAGGGATGAGATCCCCCAACAAATTCGTTTCCTGCCGCATACACAGCAGCACAGACAAAGAATTCATCCAAGATAAATTCAATAAGATGCAGCTGCCTGCTCAGAACTCCTGGTTCTTGATGAACATGCAGACCAGGAGCTCGATTAACAAAACTCGAAGTCGAGATTCCCAAAAGCATAGAGCCTAAGCATAAACAGGCATATGTTGATATTGGATTATGATATGATAAAGGTGTTTGACCCTATGGCTGTTGGTGTAAGCTGTAGGCCACATAGCGAAAAAAAAGTCTTCTTTGTATGTTTACAAACATTGCTTACTATACGATAAAAATAGTTGCAAATTTGAACAGAAAGTTAATATAAGTATAaacaaagaagttttttttagttgtatCCAGAAGCCGTTAAtcgttcctaaaaaaaaaaaaatattaagtgtctTTGGAGAGATGTTAAGTTCAGCTTTTTGCAATATTTAATCGGTTTTTATCAGGTTATGTTTTATATAAGCCAATATATGAGAGAATGGCTGAGCGGGGAGCAAATGTCACGTCATCTCTACAGATAAAACCTTCAATATTTGAATTGGTTGCCCAGGAATCATTGACCGATGCTTTGTATCCTGCGTATAAAAGGATTTGCACTGTAAGTACATTGGAAACCTGGGACAAACTTTTAAACTTGgatttgattttgattttatatGTTACTCTCGCAATTGGGCTTAGACCCGGTGGCACTCACTTCCCCCCCTCTTTTAATGTTCTCCTCAGATCCCTGGCATCTCTCACCCATAATAGCATTCGTTCATCAAGTTCATTTCACTCCCTCCCTGTTCTCCCAAGGAAAGTGTTCCTATCGCTTTCCATTCCCGTCAGTTTCTTTCTGGAGCTTCCAACTGCGTTCTCTCTGCCCTTTTTACCCACCTCTGGATACCCTAGCCCTCATCTCCCTTTCTCGCCTTATACAGTCTTAATAAACTGTCCACCCTTCTCCTCCCTTGTGATGTTTATCACCCTAGCTTCTTAATCATCTCAGAGTGACTGTGCATTTCCCCCTCTTGCCCTTACTTTCTCCTCCACATACCCACCTCGCTTGTCTACACTGCACCATCACCAGCTCCGTTACCGCAGTCTctaggtaggggtcccagatcaCAGCCGCATACTCCGTCgctggcctgaccaatgtggagtgtCTTCTCCCTTGCCCTCCTCCCTGCCCCTTGCAGGGTCCTGCCAAGCAGCCCCAGCACCTTCGCACCCTTACTCACCATCAGCTGAACCTGTTTGCACAATCCCCGGTTATTGTGCAGGGTTACCCCTGTCTTTCCGTTCTAGCTGTACACTTCCCTCATCACCTCGTTTGTTTTTAGTCTGTTTTAACTTTGGGTTCAAGCAGGCTGCACCTTCCTCTTCCTTGTGAATCTTAccacctttgtttttttttcaacattcagCGACATCCCATTCTCCTTtgctaatgttttatacatttaatttttatatgtgctttgcataaaaaaaaactagtatttgtacaggcccaaaaaaaaatattgcatgtaTGTACACAGTGCTTATTCACAATGGGCGTCAGCTGTTTtgtcttttaatatatatatattttttattcatatttcagTGGCTGGCAACCAATTTCCCAGAAAAATTAGGATGGCTTGCCAGGTGGTTTGACGAACTTTATTTGGCGTACAACGCTGGAGTCGAGCTCGACAGTTTGCTCAGCAACGGTAAGACTGAATACTTGCTGATTTGAACCAGTTGCGTTTCGGAGCCTCTTGGAAGTCTCTGGAACCCGGCtccgtttataaaaaaaaattaatctatagCAGATGGAGCAGAAGTAAAGTAGTTGTTTGAAgtattaattgcttaattaattCCTGCTTGAATGAATGAATCTGTATGAATAAGAGAGTTTTTGTCTCCAGTGCGGGACTCCTGACTTTGAAGCGATTTTTTTTGGCTTTAgtcttagttttttttgttaatttattttttttagtgatttttgattctaattttttttataatctccaTGGCAGCCTACTAGAGCCAGTATTTCTGTCATTATCTTTGCCTTCATACCATTATAGAGGTTCCTTCCGACATGCAGTGCGACCAGCAATGAATGAGGCTTCGCGGTGTCGGTTGCAGCCGCGTCCTACTCGGAGCACTTCTACTCGCTCCGGAGGGTGAGCACGCGCGGGGACCGTGCCGGGAGGCTGAGCGCGGCCCAGCTGTGCTGGTCGCTGGCGAGCCTGTGTGCACTGCCGTACGCGCGGGGCAAGCTGGGGGCGACAGCGGGCCGCCGCTGGGGTCTCGCGGCCTCGACCCTCCTGCTGGAGGGGGCCTCCCTGGTGTGGCTCCTGGCCTATCTGCGGGGGCGCGCCGCGGCCCACTCCCCGCTCCTCTCCGCCGCGGGGCTGGCCCTGCGCTACTCGGCTCCCGCGCCGGAGACCCCGCCGGTCCGGGGCGCCACTTCCTGGACGTACGTGTGTCTACACTCTACAGGTTACTCTTAGTCACAAGGAAGTTACCAATTTAAGTGACTGGTTATGAAAGTAACCATATTAAAGTCACTCTTAGTCCCAAGA
The window above is part of the Bacillus rossius redtenbacheri isolate Brsri chromosome 13, Brsri_v3, whole genome shotgun sequence genome. Proteins encoded here:
- the LOC134538150 gene encoding baculoviral IAP repeat-containing protein 7-B-like isoform X1 — its product is MSAGCQLKREAERLETFRSWPVPFMDPGALARDGFYYTNSGDVVRCAFCGVSLWQWKEGDSAVADHRRESPRCPFLRERPVGNVPLGGRGDAPGPALESCGFSSLHGKRVVYDVHLGDLSLRTLGAICAPAFPEYSSYEARLSSFAGWPTTAKQEPASLSEAGFYHTGKDDETVCFHCGGPLKNWEEGDVPWSQHALWYPNCLFVLRAKGDVFVREACAKEASLSAAKQFLEAGS
- the LOC134538150 gene encoding baculoviral IAP repeat-containing protein 7-B-like isoform X2; the encoded protein is MSAGCQLKREAERLETFRSWPVPFMDPGALARDGFYYTNSGDVVRCAFCGVSLWQWKEGDSAVADHRRESPRCPFLRERPVGNVPLGGRGDAPGPALESCGFSSLHGKRVVYDVHLGDLSLRTLGAICAPAFPEYSSYEARLSSFAGWPTTAKQEPASLSEAGFYHTGKDDETVCFHCGGPLKNWEEGDVPWSQHALWYPNCLFVLRAKGDVFVREACAKEASLSAAK
- the LOC134538634 gene encoding peroxisome assembly protein 12; protein product: MAERGANVTSSLQIKPSIFELVAQESLTDALYPAYKRICTWLATNFPEKLGWLARWFDELYLAYNAGVELDSLLSNAASYSEHFYSLRRVSTRGDRAGRLSAAQLCWSLASLCALPYARGKLGATAGRRWGLAASTLLLEGASLVWLLAYLRGRAAAHSPLLSAAGLALRYSAPAPETPPVRGATSWTAAPLLLLSVLRAYRRCETAGLFLLQFLHAWESDPGRPRLGRLPVPPPPPRPSGEGGRSIAGKCPVCLLRPSVPTVLPVSGYVFCFRCITEHLSATSRCPVTKHPALATDLIRLHDLNS